A genome region from Megalobrama amblycephala isolate DHTTF-2021 linkage group LG16, ASM1881202v1, whole genome shotgun sequence includes the following:
- the LOC125248594 gene encoding gastrula zinc finger protein XlCGF57.1-like isoform X1 yields the protein MEFIKEEIEDISISEPSRIKDEDTEEQIDHMEVKDQRHKLNDVKKHCDFKIQGTKDKKLHTCSQCGKSFPYISGLRIHLCVHSGEQLFNSEQCDKDFNLSSSLKRHLKVHSDEKPYVCSLCGKSFSWLCHLKQHQKTHDEVRDHVCFECGKSFTASTHLKQHQRIHTGEKPYKCSYCDKSFAQSGNLKKHEQIHTGEKPYHCTQCERYFSDTKGLEIHLRVHSGEKPFNCDQCGKKFISSSNLKQHLKIHSGEKPYVCFVCGKSFSRMNSFKLHQKTHDEVRDHVCLDCGKSFTTAEALKLHQRIHTGEKPYKCSYCDKSVTRLGHLKIHERVHTGEKPYHCTQCEKSFRDSVGLKYHLLFHSGERPFNCDQCGKDFISSSNLKQHLKVHSDEKPYVCSLCGKSFSRLDSIKQHQKIHDGVRDHVCLDCGKSFTTAEFLKQHQIIHTGQKPYKCSYCDKSFTRLGHLKIHERVHTGEKPYHCTQCGRYFSDPRGLEIHLRVHSGEKPFNCDQCDKKFISSSNLKRHLKIHERVHSGEKPYNCTQCEKSFRHSSNFHTHMKKCCK from the exons atggagtttattaaagaggagattgaAGACATCAGTATTTCAGAGCCATCCAGAATAAAAgatgaagatactgaagaacaaatag ATCACATGGAAGTGAAGGATCAAAGACACAAACTAAATGATGTGAAGAAACACTGTGACTTCAAAATACAaggaacaaaagacaaaaagctgcacacctgctcacagtgtggaaagagtttcccaTATATATCTGGACTCAGAATTCATCTGTGCGTTCACTCTGGAGAAcaactgtttaactctgaaCAGTGTGATAAAGATTTTAATTTGTCATCAAGTCTAAAACGACACCTGAAAGTTCATTCAGATGAGAAGCCGTATGTGTGTTCtctctgtggaaagagtttttcatggCTGTGTCATTTAAAACAGCACCAGAAAACACATGATGAAGTGAGAGATCATGTGTGCTTTGAATGTGGAAAGAGCTTTACTGCATCTACTCACCTGAAACAGCAccaaagaattcatactggagaaaaaccttacaagtgctcaTATTGTGACAAGAGTTTTGCTCAGTCTGGAAACCTGAAAAAGCATGAGcaaattcatactggagagaagccgtaccaCTGTACTCAGTGTGAAAGGTATTTCAGCGATACAAAAGGTTTAGAAATACATCTGCGTGTTCACTCTGGAGAAAAACCATttaactgtgatcagtgtggtaaaAAGTTTATTTCCTCATCAAATCTAAAACAACATCTGAAAATTCATTCAGGTGAGAAGCCTTATGTGTGTTTTgtctgtggaaagagtttttcaaggatgaacagttttaaactgcaccagaaaacacatgatgaagtgagagatcatgtgtgtttggactgtgggaagagctttactACAGCTGAGGCCCTGAAACTGCATcaaagaattcatactggagaaaaaccttacaagtgctcaTATTGTGACAAGAGTGTCACTCGGTTAGGACACCTGAAAATACATGagcgagttcatactggagagaagccgtaccaCTGTACTCAGTGTGAGAAGAGTTTCAGAGATTCAGTAGGTTTAAAATATCATCTGCTCTTTCACTCTGGAGAAAGACCATttaactgtgatcagtgtggtaaaGATTTTATTTCATCATCAAATCTAAAACAACACTTGAAAGTTCATTCAGATGAGAAGCCTTATGTGTGTTCtctctgtggaaagagtttttcacggCTGGACAGTATTAAACAGCACCAGAAAATACATGATGGAGTGAGAGATCATGTGTGTTTGgactgtgggaagagctttactACAGCTGAGTTTCTGAAACAGCATCAAATAATCCATACTGGacaaaaaccttacaagtgttcatatTGTGACAAGAGTTTCACTCGGTTAGGACACCTGAAAATACATGAGCGAGTTCAtaccggagagaagccgtaccACTGTACTCAGTGTGGAAGGTATTTCAGCGATCCAAGAGGTTTAGAAATTCATCTGCGCGTTCACTCTGGAGAAAAACCATttaactgtgatcagtgtgataAAAAGTTTATTTCCTCATCAAATCTAAAACGACATCTGAAAATTCATGAGCGAGTTCATAGCGGAGAGAAGCCGTACAACTGTACTCAGTGTGAGAAGAGTTTTAGACATTCATCCAACTTTCACACTCATATGAAAAAATGTTGCAAGTGA
- the LOC125248594 gene encoding gastrula zinc finger protein XlCGF57.1-like isoform X2: MEFIKEEIEDMSDPEPSRIKHEDTEEQIDHMEVKDQRHKLNDVKKHCDFKIQGTKDKKLHTCSQCGKSFPYISGLRIHLCVHSGEQLFNSEQCDKDFNLSSSLKRHLKVHSDEKPYVCSLCGKSFSWLCHLKQHQKTHDEVRDHVCFECGKSFTASTHLKQHQRIHTGEKPYKCSYCDKSFAQSGNLKKHEQIHTGEKPYHCTQCERYFSDTKGLEIHLRVHSGEKPFNCDQCGKKFISSSNLKQHLKIHSGEKPYVCFVCGKSFSRMNSFKLHQKTHDEVRDHVCLDCGKSFTTAEALKLHQRIHTGEKPYKCSYCDKSVTRLGHLKIHERVHTGEKPYHCTQCEKSFRDSVGLKYHLLFHSGERPFNCDQCGKDFISSSNLKQHLKVHSDEKPYVCSLCGKSFSRLDSIKQHQKIHDGVRDHVCLDCGKSFTTAEFLKQHQIIHTGQKPYKCSYCDKSFTRLGHLKIHERVHTGEKPYHCTQCGRYFSDPRGLEIHLRVHSGEKPFNCDQCDKKFISSSNLKRHLKIHERVHSGEKPYNCTQCEKSFRHSSNFHTHMKKCCK; the protein is encoded by the coding sequence ATCACATGGAAGTGAAGGATCAAAGACACAAACTAAATGATGTGAAGAAACACTGTGACTTCAAAATACAaggaacaaaagacaaaaagctgcacacctgctcacagtgtggaaagagtttcccaTATATATCTGGACTCAGAATTCATCTGTGCGTTCACTCTGGAGAAcaactgtttaactctgaaCAGTGTGATAAAGATTTTAATTTGTCATCAAGTCTAAAACGACACCTGAAAGTTCATTCAGATGAGAAGCCGTATGTGTGTTCtctctgtggaaagagtttttcatggCTGTGTCATTTAAAACAGCACCAGAAAACACATGATGAAGTGAGAGATCATGTGTGCTTTGAATGTGGAAAGAGCTTTACTGCATCTACTCACCTGAAACAGCAccaaagaattcatactggagaaaaaccttacaagtgctcaTATTGTGACAAGAGTTTTGCTCAGTCTGGAAACCTGAAAAAGCATGAGcaaattcatactggagagaagccgtaccaCTGTACTCAGTGTGAAAGGTATTTCAGCGATACAAAAGGTTTAGAAATACATCTGCGTGTTCACTCTGGAGAAAAACCATttaactgtgatcagtgtggtaaaAAGTTTATTTCCTCATCAAATCTAAAACAACATCTGAAAATTCATTCAGGTGAGAAGCCTTATGTGTGTTTTgtctgtggaaagagtttttcaaggatgaacagttttaaactgcaccagaaaacacatgatgaagtgagagatcatgtgtgtttggactgtgggaagagctttactACAGCTGAGGCCCTGAAACTGCATcaaagaattcatactggagaaaaaccttacaagtgctcaTATTGTGACAAGAGTGTCACTCGGTTAGGACACCTGAAAATACATGagcgagttcatactggagagaagccgtaccaCTGTACTCAGTGTGAGAAGAGTTTCAGAGATTCAGTAGGTTTAAAATATCATCTGCTCTTTCACTCTGGAGAAAGACCATttaactgtgatcagtgtggtaaaGATTTTATTTCATCATCAAATCTAAAACAACACTTGAAAGTTCATTCAGATGAGAAGCCTTATGTGTGTTCtctctgtggaaagagtttttcacggCTGGACAGTATTAAACAGCACCAGAAAATACATGATGGAGTGAGAGATCATGTGTGTTTGgactgtgggaagagctttactACAGCTGAGTTTCTGAAACAGCATCAAATAATCCATACTGGacaaaaaccttacaagtgttcatatTGTGACAAGAGTTTCACTCGGTTAGGACACCTGAAAATACATGAGCGAGTTCAtaccggagagaagccgtaccACTGTACTCAGTGTGGAAGGTATTTCAGCGATCCAAGAGGTTTAGAAATTCATCTGCGCGTTCACTCTGGAGAAAAACCATttaactgtgatcagtgtgataAAAAGTTTATTTCCTCATCAAATCTAAAACGACATCTGAAAATTCATGAGCGAGTTCATAGCGGAGAGAAGCCGTACAACTGTACTCAGTGTGAGAAGAGTTTTAGACATTCATCCAACTTTCACACTCATATGAAAAAATGTTGCAAGTGA
- the LOC125248594 gene encoding zinc finger protein 239-like isoform X4 — translation MEFIKEEIEDMSDPEPSRIKHEDTEEQIDQMEVKEQRHKLNDVKKHCDFKTQGTKDKKLHTCSQCGKSFQRKGTLNEHMRVHTGEKPYTCTQCGKSFSHASSLNKHLLLHSGEKPFNCDQCDKDFKLSSSLKRHLKVHSDEKPYVCSLCGNSFSWLVNFKQHQKTHNEVRDHVCFECGKSFTASTQLKRHQRIHTGERPYKCTSCDKSFAQSAHLKSHERVHTGEKPYHCTQCEKSFRDPTVLKVHLRIHSGEKPFNCDQCGKEFISSSNLKQHLKVHSGERPYVCSLCGKSFSRLDSFKLHQKTHDEVRDHVCFDCGKSFTTSFNLKQHQRIHTGEKPYKCSYCDKSFTLSGSLKKHERVHTGEKPYHCTRCEKSFRHLSSLHFHLKKCCK, via the exons atggagtttattaaagaggagattgaagacatgagtgatccagaaccatccagaataaaacatgaagatactgaggaacaaatag acCAGATGGAAGTGAAGGAGCAAAGACACAAACTAAATGATGTGAAGAAACACTGTGACTTCAAAACTCAaggaacaaaagacaaaaagctgcacacctgctcacagtgtggaaagagtttccaaCGTAAAGGAACCCTTAACgaacacatgagagttcacactggagaaaaaccgtatacatgcactcagtgtggaaagagtttctctcaTGCATCAAGTCTCAATAAACATCTGCTCCTTCACTCTGGAGAAAAACCATttaactgtgatcagtgtgataAAGATTTTAAATTGTCATCAAGTCTAAAACGACACCTGAAAGTTCATTCAGATGAGAAGCCGTATGTGTGTTCTCTCTGTGGAAATAGTTTTTCTTGGCTGGTGAATTTTAAACAGCACCAGAAAACACATAATGAAGTGAGAGATCATGTGTGCTTTGAATGTGGAAAGAGCTTTACTGCATCTACTCAACTGAAACGGCATcaaagaattcatactggagaaagacCTTACAAGTGCACATCTTGTGACAAGAGTTTCGCTCAGTCTGCACACCTGAAATCACATGagcgagttcatactggagagaagccgtaccaCTGTACTCAGTGTGAGAAGAGTTTCAGGGATCCAACAGTTTTAAAAGTTCATCTGCGCATTCACTCTGGAGAAAAACCATttaactgtgatcagtgtggtaaaGAATTTATTTCATCATCAAATCTAAAACAACACCTGAAAGTTCATTCAGGTGAGAGGCCTTATGTGTGTTCtctctgtggaaagagtttttcacggCTGGACAGTTTTAAACTGCACCAGAAAACACATGATGAAGTGAGAGATCATGTATGCTTtgactgtgggaagagctttacaACATCTTTCAATCTAAAACAGCATcaaagaattcatactggagaaaaaccttacaagtgctcaTATTGTGACAAGAGTTTCACTTTGTCTGGAAGCCTGAAAAAGCACGagcgagttcatactggagagaagccttaccaCTGTACTCGGTGTGAGAAGAGTTTTAGACATTTATCAAGCCTTCACTTTCATTTGAAAAAATGTTGCAAGTGA
- the LOC125248616 gene encoding zinc finger protein 501-like isoform X1: MEFIKEEIEDMSDPEPSRIKHEDTEEQIDQMDMKEQRKELEKIEEEHHSFNKTQGTKAKKMHTCSQCGKSFAQKGNLNKHMRVHTGEKPLTCTQCGKSFSQASGLNNHLLLHSGEKTFNCDQCGKKFISSSHLSRHLKVHSDEKPYVCSLCGKSFTISSHLKRHQRIHTGEKPYKCSYCKKSFSHSETLKSHETIHTGERPYKCSYCKKSFSKSGILETHKRVHTGEKPYYCTQCGKSFRIKQYLNNHMRIHTGEKPFTCAQCGKSFSQTSGLYDHLRIHSGEKTFNCDHCGKDFISSSHLKKHQKVHSGERPYVCSFCGRSFPWLGSFKRHQKTHDEVKDHVCCDCGKSFITTSELKQHQRIHTGEKPYKCSHCDKSFTYSGSLKSHERLHTGERPYKCSYCDKSFTKSGNLKSHERVHTGEKPYHCTQCEKSFKSTKALSIHLHIHSGEK; encoded by the coding sequence ATCAGATGGACATGAAAGAGCAAAGAAAAGAACTGGAGAAAATTGAGGAGGAACATCATAGCTTTAACAAAACTCAAGGAACAAAAGCCAAAAAGATGCACACCTGCtcacagtgtggaaagagttttgcacaaaaaggaaaccttaacaaacacatgagagttcacactggagagaaaccgttaacatgcactcagtgtggaaagagtttttctcaAGCATCAGGTCTCAATAATCATCTGCTCCTTCACTctggagaaaaaacatttaactgtgatcagtgtggtaaaAAGTTTATTTCATCATCACATCTAAGTAGACACCTGAAAGTTCATTCAGATGAGAAGCCTTATGTGTGTTctctgtgtggaaagagttttactaTATCTAGTCATCTGAAACGGCACCAacgaattcatactggagaaaaaccttacaagtgctcaTATTGTAAGAAGAGTTTCAGTCATTCTGAAACCCTGAAATCACATGAGacaattcatactggagaaagacCTTACAAGTGCTCATATTGTAAGAAGAGTTTCAGTAAGTCTGGAATCCTGGAAACTCACAAacgagttcatactggagagaagccgtactactgtactcagtgtggaaagagtttcagaatAAAACAATATCTTAAcaatcacatgagaattcacactggagaaaaaccgtttACATGcgctcagtgtggaaagagtttttctcaAACATCAGGTCTATATGATCATCTGCGCATTCATTctggagaaaaaacatttaactgTGATCATTGTGGTAAAGATTTTATTTCATCATCACATCTAAAAAAACATCAGAAAGTTCATTCAGGTGAGAGGCCTTATGTGTGTTCTTTCTGTGGAAGGAGTTTTCCATGGCTGGGCAgttttaaacgacaccagaaaacacatgatgaagtgaaagatcatgtgtgttgtgactgtgggaagagctttatTACAACTTCTGAACTGAAACAACATcaaagaattcatactggagaaaaaccttacaagtgttcacattGTGACAAGAGTTTTACTTATTCTGGAAGCCTGAAATCACATGAGCGACttcatactggagaaagacCTTATAAGTGCTCTTATTGTGACAAGAGTTTCACTAAGTCTGGAAACCTGAAATCTCATGagcgagttcatactggagagaagccatacCACTGTACTCAGTGTGAGAAGAGTTTTAAAAGTACCAAAGCTCTCAGTATTCATTTACACATTCATTCTGGAGAAAAATAA
- the LOC125248594 gene encoding zinc finger protein 239-like isoform X3 — MEFIKEETEDMSDPEPFRIKHEDTEEQIDQMEVKEQRHKLNDVKKHCDFKTQGTKDKKLHTCSQCGKSFQRKGTLNEHMRVHTGEKPYTCTQCGKSFSHASSLNKHLLLHSGEKPFNCDQCDKDFKLSSSLKRHLKVHSDEKPYVCSLCGNSFSWLVNFKQHQKTHNEVRDHVCFECGKSFTASTQLKRHQRIHTGERPYKCTSCDKSFAQSAHLKSHERVHTGEKPYHCTQCEKSFRDPTVLKVHLRIHSGEKPFNCDQCGKEFISSSNLKQHLKVHSGERPYVCSLCGKSFSRLDSFKLHQKTHDEVRDHVCFDCGKSFTTSFNLKQHQRIHTGEKPYKCSYCDKSFTLSGSLKKHERVHTGEKPYHCTRCEKSFRHLSSLHFHLKKCCK; from the exons atggagtttattaaagaggagactgaagacatgagtgatccagaaccattcagaataaaacatgaagatactgaggaacaaatag acCAGATGGAAGTGAAGGAGCAAAGACACAAACTAAATGATGTGAAGAAACACTGTGACTTCAAAACTCAaggaacaaaagacaaaaagctgcacacctgctcacagtgtggaaagagtttccaaCGTAAAGGAACCCTTAACgaacacatgagagttcacactggagaaaaaccgtatacatgcactcagtgtggaaagagtttctctcaTGCATCAAGTCTCAATAAACATCTGCTCCTTCACTCTGGAGAAAAACCATttaactgtgatcagtgtgataAAGATTTTAAATTGTCATCAAGTCTAAAACGACACCTGAAAGTTCATTCAGATGAGAAGCCGTATGTGTGTTCTCTCTGTGGAAATAGTTTTTCTTGGCTGGTGAATTTTAAACAGCACCAGAAAACACATAATGAAGTGAGAGATCATGTGTGCTTTGAATGTGGAAAGAGCTTTACTGCATCTACTCAACTGAAACGGCATcaaagaattcatactggagaaagacCTTACAAGTGCACATCTTGTGACAAGAGTTTCGCTCAGTCTGCACACCTGAAATCACATGagcgagttcatactggagagaagccgtaccaCTGTACTCAGTGTGAGAAGAGTTTCAGGGATCCAACAGTTTTAAAAGTTCATCTGCGCATTCACTCTGGAGAAAAACCATttaactgtgatcagtgtggtaaaGAATTTATTTCATCATCAAATCTAAAACAACACCTGAAAGTTCATTCAGGTGAGAGGCCTTATGTGTGTTCtctctgtggaaagagtttttcacggCTGGACAGTTTTAAACTGCACCAGAAAACACATGATGAAGTGAGAGATCATGTATGCTTtgactgtgggaagagctttacaACATCTTTCAATCTAAAACAGCATcaaagaattcatactggagaaaaaccttacaagtgctcaTATTGTGACAAGAGTTTCACTTTGTCTGGAAGCCTGAAAAAGCACGagcgagttcatactggagagaagccttaccaCTGTACTCGGTGTGAGAAGAGTTTTAGACATTTATCAAGCCTTCACTTTCATTTGAAAAAATGTTGCAAGTGA
- the LOC125248594 gene encoding zinc finger protein 239-like isoform X5 gives MEFIKEEIEDMSDPEPSRIKHEDTEEQIDQMEVKEQRHKLNDVKKHCDFKTQGTKDKKLHTCSQCGKSFQRKGTLNEHMRVHTGEKPYTCTQCGKSFSHASSLNKHLLLHSGEKPFNCDQCDKDFKLSSSLKRHLKVHSDEKPYVCSLCGNSFSWLVNFKQHQKTHNEVRDHVCFECGKSFTASTQLKRHQRIHTGERPYKCTSCDKSFAQSAHLKSHERVHTGEKPYHCTQCEKSFRDPTVLKVHLRIHSGEKPFNCDQCGKEFISSSNLKQHLKVHSGERPYVCSLCGKSFSRLDSFKLHQKTHDEVRDHVCFDCGKSFTTSFNLKQHQRIHTGEKPYKCSYCDKSFTLSGSLKKHERVHTGEKPYHCTRCEKSFRHLSSLHFHLKKCCK, from the coding sequence acCAGATGGAAGTGAAGGAGCAAAGACACAAACTAAATGATGTGAAGAAACACTGTGACTTCAAAACTCAaggaacaaaagacaaaaagctgcacacctgctcacagtgtggaaagagtttccaaCGTAAAGGAACCCTTAACgaacacatgagagttcacactggagaaaaaccgtatacatgcactcagtgtggaaagagtttctctcaTGCATCAAGTCTCAATAAACATCTGCTCCTTCACTCTGGAGAAAAACCATttaactgtgatcagtgtgataAAGATTTTAAATTGTCATCAAGTCTAAAACGACACCTGAAAGTTCATTCAGATGAGAAGCCGTATGTGTGTTCTCTCTGTGGAAATAGTTTTTCTTGGCTGGTGAATTTTAAACAGCACCAGAAAACACATAATGAAGTGAGAGATCATGTGTGCTTTGAATGTGGAAAGAGCTTTACTGCATCTACTCAACTGAAACGGCATcaaagaattcatactggagaaagacCTTACAAGTGCACATCTTGTGACAAGAGTTTCGCTCAGTCTGCACACCTGAAATCACATGagcgagttcatactggagagaagccgtaccaCTGTACTCAGTGTGAGAAGAGTTTCAGGGATCCAACAGTTTTAAAAGTTCATCTGCGCATTCACTCTGGAGAAAAACCATttaactgtgatcagtgtggtaaaGAATTTATTTCATCATCAAATCTAAAACAACACCTGAAAGTTCATTCAGGTGAGAGGCCTTATGTGTGTTCtctctgtggaaagagtttttcacggCTGGACAGTTTTAAACTGCACCAGAAAACACATGATGAAGTGAGAGATCATGTATGCTTtgactgtgggaagagctttacaACATCTTTCAATCTAAAACAGCATcaaagaattcatactggagaaaaaccttacaagtgctcaTATTGTGACAAGAGTTTCACTTTGTCTGGAAGCCTGAAAAAGCACGagcgagttcatactggagagaagccttaccaCTGTACTCGGTGTGAGAAGAGTTTTAGACATTTATCAAGCCTTCACTTTCATTTGAAAAAATGTTGCAAGTGA